gatggtgcattgaggatacagggcaggttatgtgtgcccaatgtagatggtttgcgagagttgattcttcagaaggctcacagttcgcggtactccattcatccgggtgccgcaaagatgtatcaggacttgaggcagcattactggtggaggaggatgaggaaagacatagtggagtatgtggctcgctgtctaaattgccagcaggtgaagtattaGCACCAGCGGCCAGgtaggttgcttcagaagttagggattccagagtggaaatgggagcagatcactatggatttggttgttggactcccacagactcagcggaggtttgatgcagtctgggtgattgtggataggctgaccaagtcatcttatttcattcctgtgatgactacctattcttccgagcagttggctcgaatttatatccgcgagatcgtcaggcttcatgacgtaccggtatccatcatctctgaccggggtacgcagtttacatcatggttctgaaGGGCTGTGCAGcaggagttaggtactcgggttgagttgagcacagcatttcaccctcagacggacggacagtccgagcgcactattcagatattggaggatatgcttctcgcttgtgtgatagattttaggggtgcttgggatcagttattgccacttgcggagtttgcctacaacaacagttatcagtcgagcattcagatggtaccgtatgaggctctgtatggtaggcggtgtcggtctccagtgggttggttcgagccaggcgaggctagattattgggtacagacttggttcaggatgccctggataaggtgaaggtgattcaggatcgacttcgcacaacccagtccagacataagagttatgcggatcggaaggttcgtgatggttcgttcatggttggagagtgggccttgctccgggtttcgcctatgaattgcgttatgaggttcgggaagaagggaaagttgagcccattcaaggtgttgcgacgtgttggggaggttgcttatgagcttgccttgcctcccagtcttgcAGGGGTCCAtcaagtattccatgtttctatgctccggaagtatcacggcgatccggctcatgtgttggatttcagctcagtctagttggacagggatctatcttatgttaaggagccagtgactattttggacaggtaggttcgaaagctgaggtcaaagaacattgcttccgtgaaggttcagtggaggggtcagccggtcgaggaggcgacttgggagaccgagcatgatatgcgcagccactatcctcatcttttcaccacttcaggtatgtctctatgctcgttcgatgacgaacgattattttaagagggggaggatgtaacgacccgaccggtcgttttgagagtaatagccccgatcccctatttgatgttttccccgtatctttttctgcttatgcgacttgtcgggaggtcttgtttttggtttcagagtattttgggacacttagtccctaaaacggaagtttaagccttaggattttggctatagtcggaactgtgtaaagacgacttcggaatggagttatgtcggttccattagctccgttgtgtgattttggacttaggggcgtgtccggattgtgttttggaggtttgtagctgatttaggcttgaaatggcgaaagtcgaattttcggagattttgaccggtagtggactttttgatatcgggtcgaatttcgattccgaaagttggagtaggtctgtaatgtcaattatgacatgtgtgcaaaatttgaggtcaatcgggcgtgatttgatatgtttcgacatcggttgtagaagtttgaagtttcaaagttcattaagtttgaattggagggcgattcgtgtttttagcgttgtttgatgtgatttgaaggctcgactaagttcatatggtgttttaggacttgtaggtatgtttggttgagttccaggggggctcgggttgattttgggtggttaacggatcattttggacttagagattGCAAATTTCTGGTGTTcttcagttctggtttccttcttcgcgttcgcgaggggagtctcacgttcgcgaagaggaactggaagCGGGCgagattttgtgcttcgcgttcacgatggaggtcccgcgttcgcaaagcactAAGGTACTTGGTCTACGTGTTCGCGATGGAGGTCCCACGTTCGCGTAGAGGTATTGGCCAACTGGGTCCCCATGCCCTTATTGCCTACGTGTTCGCGACGTtggtcccgcgttcgcgtagggtcgagctgagtggtcttcgcgttcgcgatggaggattttgggccgaagtaaatttgtgcttcgtgaacgcgaggatgtggccgcgttcgcgaagaaggaaatgtctgggcagtattaaagtttccaaaaatgagagttggccatttttatcaaacttgagatagggagctcggatttggacgagattttgagagatttttagagaaagcttttgggtaacgattcttaactcctttgtggttatattccactaatctatggttgatttatcatttaatttcgaatttggattgaaaatttggggaaaatgggaagaagttcttcaactaagattttgggttttgattgagattttgacatcggatttggataattttggtacgagtgaactcatgagtgaatgggtattcatattttgtgacttttacccgattccgagacgtgggcccggagagactttttggggcgattttctaatttcttgctttagctttgatttcattaattagattaatttcttatagttgtatttgtggtatgtaattaattttggctagatttggaccattcggagtcggatattcgtggaaaaggcatcgttaccgattgattgagcttggttcaaggtaagtggcttgtctaaccttgtgtgggggaaatccccttaggatttagtactattgtgatatgtgagcgtcgtgtacgtgaggtgacgagtacgtacacggactATTTGTTGAAaaccccgatttattttactgagcagtaaattgtttttcctttaaattgagttataccgcttaaatgagtattagtctgttttcattcttaattgagttattccaatatgtgtagctatcctgtttagtctaatatcgcatgtctacgtgctttaattgcttatttgaactctgtgaagcatgcctagttgatttcttgtttttccttgttctttatcagtataactgtagaaatcttgttgttaactgttttattatcggtttgagctgtgtgtttacttttgagactacgaggcggttcctcgagagttctccccgcatatttacttttgagactacgaggcggttactcgggagttctccctgcatatttacttttgagactacgaggcggtccctcgggagttctccctgcacattttcttttgagactacgaggcggtacctcgagagttctccctgtacatttacttttgagactacgaggcggtttctcgggagatctccctacacatttacttttgagactacgagacggtatctcgggagcgcccctgttattATCACAttgttcttgtgttgttgtttcTCTGTGAATCCTTCTGTTAAATTCTcagttttacttcattttagtATATCATCTACCTTGTTATTATATCCTAGTAGGGCCCgggcctgacctcgtcactactctaccgaggctaggcttggcacttactgggtacatttgtggtgtactcatgctactcttctgcacatgttttgtgtgcagattcaggtacttcttatcagccccgctattagctgagagtgtttGCTACTGTACGGAGACTTAAAGGTACATCAaacgcgtccgcagacctcggagtccctccatacttcttttattagactctggtgtatagagatactagtttccttctgtagcttgtgactcatgatgttccgggttttgaaaAAGCTGTGTattagactctagtgtatagagatactagtttccttctgtagcttgtgactcatgatgttccgagttttgggaaaGTTGTGTACGTTTAGCattttggttattgtacatgctaAGCGGCATTGTAattggttattcagtatctaTCACAGTTAGTTGATATGTTTTACTTTCGTATTGTTATTtctgcaatttgttaggcttacctaatcgtagAGATTAGATGTCgccacgacgttatacggagggagtttgggtcgtgacaagttggtatcagagctctaggttcataggtgtcgtgagtcacaagccggtttattagtctcgcggatcggtacggagacgtccatacttatcttcgagaggctatggaattgttaggaaaaattatacttctttgattccttgtcgtgcgaaatttgttgacatcaaaaattctaaacttttgtattctattctttctcacagatggtgatgaccCGTATCGGAAGATCTGATAACCAGGCACCCGcgtcccctgctagagccgcgagaggccggggccggggtagaggccgaggacgaccACACGGTGCAGCCAGGTAGATCATCTAAGAAGTATCTCCTCCTGATTAACTGAAATAGAGAACCCCGCACTTCAATAATGTAAGATAGATTAAGTAAACCTCAGTTTAGATGCAAAGCAATAATATACAGACCATGCGGAAAAACTTCATGACAGCTTCTTTGTCATATCTTTCTCCCTTAGCGGCCTGCAATATTTCTAAAACATTACACTGTAAATCCATTGACACTTATTATTTAAATGAGATTAAACTTCTTATTCACCatttttgaaagaaatttatAAACTtacatcaataaatagcaacatgAAATAAACTCAACATTCGCCTTTTGTCACAAGACTTATTATCATGGGTGGAGCTAGGGTGGCAAAAGGGGACCCCCCCCTTGCCGGAAATTACACTATATACAaggttaaaattattttttatgcatATATAGCAGATGTTGAATCTGGTCCCTTTGCCGGAAATTACACTATATACAaggttaaaattattttttatgcatatatagcagatgttgaatccccttgacTTTCTCATGTATTTACTCCTTTATATTGAATCCCCTTATAGCAGATGCATGTTTAAAAATTTCGAGGAGAGTTGCTGGGGCAGGGGGGGCAAGGGCTAAAAAAAGCAACCGGAGTGTAGAGAAAGCATAGCTATCTTTCAATTTGAAAATAGGCCTGAATGCTAGCCATATCTAGCTTCTCTTCATGTTTACTATTATTATTCATTGGCAGGAAATAGAAGCTGCCTATTTCATAAGCTATCCATTAGAAAAAAAGCTAAAAGTTCCAAGCTTCAGACTACCCAATATGACAGTAGCTATTGTTCTTTTCTCCCTCTCTTTTAGGGGTCTGGTTGCAATCTAATGAAAAGACAGCTTATGATCAGTAAGACCAAAAAATGCTTTAATTTGCCAAACTCAAAAGACATGTCGATGAACAGCTTAGACCTACTAGAACGTCCTTTTTCTAATGAAACTGAGACATGTAACGACTTATACAGAAGCTTAGCCATGAAGAAGAAACAAAGTGATGGATCAAACAGGGATTTGCCAATTAATCTATCAACTACTCAAATCTAACTAGTTCCAAATCGATAATAAATGTATGATCAGAGAATCTCAAGTATGAAAAAACTATCCAAAAAAGGAGAAGGAAAaccaagtggaagaaggaaaaAGCATCCTGTCCCCTTGGTTCAGTTGACAGTTTATATAAGTCAACAATCTCTCAGCTTTTATAGtctaaactatatatatataaacaaaaaagaaagatTATTCCTATTCAGTTACTAAGAAAGACTGTTGGTAGCTGGAAACCATTTTTCTTCTCTTCATACACAAGAAAATGCAAGCAGGGTAGAGCTCAAGAGAAGATTCGAGAATAGTGTAAGGTAATCTCCACAAGATTTACAAAAATGGGGAAAAAAAGAGTTTCAAACCTTTAAGCATGCACCTCAATAGACTGCTACCCTTACTAAGCACCTTTTACCCaacaagaagaagatgaaaacttaaATTGCTATGCCAATACAGACTTGGTTAAACAAGAGTGAGCACTGTGAGACCAAAACAACAAGCTTAAGCATCAGAATTTGTGTTGCCCGAGAGAATATTGTTTTTCTCAACAAACCAAGATGCATCACTCTTTAATAGTTTTCAAATATGAATCAATGCAATTTGTGTTAGACAAAATTACCGCAATAAGACCTCCACCACCAGGAAAACTCTCTGTCAATGGGATCTCTTCGCTTGAAGGAAGTAGACCTTGCTTCTCAACCCACTGGCGAGCCATATCAACAAGATTGCCACTGCTTCCTCTAGTGCCCTCTTTTGTAGCACTATCTGCTTTATTGCCAATGACAATGTAAGGAACAGGGAGACCACCAGGACCTCCTGAAGCTAGAGGAGCCGAGAATGTCCCTGCTGTTGCTATCTCTACAGCCCACTTCTGCAAGCTTGTTTTTGTCCTTCTTTGAGATAGATCATATACAAAGATAACACCTAAAGTAGAAATTAACAAATCTTACATATTAGATTTCGTCCGACTATCATCAGGATGAATAATTCTGCAAAGTGATCTCTTCCCACCTCCGTAGAGAGAGATAGTATACAAAAGTAACGCCTAATGTGGAAATAAAAAGGATTTCATCCGACTATCATCAGAATGTATACTTCATGGAAAGAAAGTCGTCCACTGCCCTCTcccaaatgaaggaaaaatgtaaatattaaaaaatttgaTGACAACAAACATGTGAAAACATCTCTGATTGAGTGATTTCTGCTAAAATAAACAAACATAATCAGATATCTAGCACATGTTCGTGCTTTAACCATCTTCTGATATTAACGATCAGGTATTTAGACACAGAGCCATCCAGAATAGATATCGTACATGTTTCCGCAAGAAGAAAATTTTAGGCAAAAAAAAACAGTTTAAGAGATGAAGCTAGTTGCTCACCATTAATTTGTGAGTAGAACAGAGATCGGCAATCTTTATAACGATCATGTCCTGATATATCCCAAAGTTCAATAAAAAAATCTCTCTCAGCATCACCTTTTATGCTTGCTGATGAGCTACCAGAATTTCCATAGGTAGTGTGCTTTACAGAAGAAACAGGAATAAATTAGTTTTTATAGGACATGCATTCTCAGCACATTTTCATATTATAGGGAGAACAAAATTATCAGTGAGCCATACTTTTACTCCGACTGTACAGCCAATTGTTTGAGGAGGGCGAGCAATGGAAGAACCGTTGAGAATCAGATGAACAAGAGAAGTCTTCCCCACACCTACCAGAAAATATGAAGCAGAAAAAATGGTGAAACTAGGAGCTGAAAACAAGGAATCACTGGGTATAAATAAAAACAGAGAAACTAATATCCAGAACATCTTACAAAGTCTGAATATCAAGGGGAGAAAAGCTAATGCCAAACAAGAAAGACTTGAACACTTAATAAGAAGACTACATCAGAATGAACTTAGAGTATATAAATTGGAAAGTAAAACCTAGTGTATCCAAAGAAACATTGATTGAATGAAATACACAAAGGGCATTTGAAAATGATATCCAAAGATAGTGATACATTTTGGATCGGGCAACTAAACCTAGAAGATAATTATTAGAGCAAGTGAGGCTATTGTTTagattaagggtgtgtttggtccCATTTACTCATGTTTGGTTGGCACAAGtagtttggaaaatattttcccaatcaacttattttcctttaattgggggaaaatattttccctaaaatttgaagggaaaacattttcctaaaACCAAAACGCGTGATCTAGCTTCTCTATCCCCTCCCCACCCCATCACTGGTTCTCAAACCAGTTGATTAATTTCTCTCCCTTCTCTCATCTCGCTTCACTCCAATTTCTCTCTCTTCAGTCTCGCGTTTTAAGATCCTCCGCCATCGCACCAAAACACCCAACTTGTTGTTTTCTCCGAGGTCGGAGACAAACGCTTTGGATCTGGAGATCAGGAAATGCTCTAAAATCTCCGTCAATTTCGCTCTTGGGCTCTTGATTTTAGGTAACGCACGTCCCCCTTTCCTGCGTTTGTTTTAAGGGTTTTAAacttttcttcaattccttctgtttttGCTTGGTGAACTGATGAATAATAGTCTAATGCTCTGCCTGATATCCATTGCAATACAAAAGATTAATTCATGAGTTCAAATTTTCAATATTTAGAATCCTAAAATGTAATTTCTAACCTGAATATAGTCAAAATTGGTACATCTTCAGTTAGTTTGGTTTATCTAAGTATTCAAAACTTTTGGTAATTGTTCTTCATGTTGGGATTTGATAGAGTTTGTTTGTTCATGATCCACTTTCTTGTTGTTTTTGCTGCTCAATATTAATTTCTATATGATATCAGGTTCTATGTCCTCTTTTGTCTTTTAAGTTATGAAACAAAACAATGTAGTACTGGAAGTTAATGTTACCTATCAAAACACAAGTGTTGAACTTGGAAGCTTTTCTAGCTAGGATATTGTCGATCAAGAAGATAATATATGATTCAAGTTCAATGAAATTTTAGCAATGTGGCTTCACTCGCAACTTGGAAATTTGATTGTTGTGTGGTCAGAGGAGCTTATATGTTGTGCATAGTTTCATAAAAAAGTAAAGGATCCATATGGACAATATCTACTAAAAACGAGAAACCTACATATTCTTATATCTTTTGGGTTGTTTGAGTGATTTACTGGTTCCAAGTTCGATTTCTTTTAGGCTCTCTTTAATGCTTTTATCAATCCATTTTTATGAGTAGAAGTTCTAAAGTTGGGTTGCAACAGATGGATTCGATTGAAAACGACGAAGATGATGCAATAATTGGAGCGGCAGCCATATCTATCTTAGATGCCGGGGCTGCAATTATTTTAGCCTACGAAAATCAAAGTAACATTCCTAGGGCACCTTATACCAATAAAGACCAAGAGAGGGAATTTTACATGAATAGTATTTTGAATGGAAGTACTGTTCATTGTGTAGGTCCGATAAGAATGAGCCAACCCGTACATTTTGAATTGTGTAATGCTCTTAGAAGAAATAATTTCTTGAGATCAACCAAAAATATGTCTTTGCAAGAACAAGTACTAATTTTCTTAGAAATTGTTGGTTTTAATGAACGGTTTCGCAAGATAGGGTCCCATTTTTATAGGTCGATTGAATCTGTTCATCGATGTTTCCACACTGTACTTCAAGCAATTTTGAAGCTCTATCCAACCCTTGTGAAATCACCGAATGATACTATCCAGTCGGAGATAAGGAACAACTATCGTTATTACCCTTGGTTTGCAGTGagtaacatattaaatattaagtt
This sequence is a window from Nicotiana tomentosiformis chromosome 5, ASM39032v3, whole genome shotgun sequence. Protein-coding genes within it:
- the LOC108944210 gene encoding small GTPase LIP1-like, translated to MMFWRERERETKEHIGGPPCGQVRVLVVGDSGVGKTSLVHLILNGSSIARPPQTIGCTVGVKHTTYGNSGSSSASIKGDAERDFFIELWDISGHDRYKDCRSLFYSQINGVIFVYDLSQRRTKTSLQKWAVEIATAGTFSAPLASGGPGGLPVPYIVIGNKADSATKEGTRGSSGNLVDMARQWVEKQGLLPSSEEIPLTESFPGGGGLIAAAKGERYDKEAVMKFFRMLIRRRYFLDDLPGCTVWSSSASTPAPASRGSSRGRGCLVIRSSDTGHHHL